In Urechidicola croceus, a single window of DNA contains:
- a CDS encoding response regulator transcription factor translates to MEKNRILLVEDDPNFGTVLKDYLTLNDYDVTHAKDGLEGLIMFKNNDFDLCILDVMMPRKDGFSLAKDIRATNSEVPIIFLTAKTMKEDVLKGYQAGADDYLNKPFDSEVLLYKMKAILQRKESDQVAETDVFEYEIGKFHLNSKLRQLSFNGQEPTKLSPKENKLLKMLAAHKNDLMPRELALTKIWRDDNYFTSRSMDVYIAKLRKYLKPDENVEILNIHGEGFRLIEN, encoded by the coding sequence ATGGAGAAAAACAGAATTTTATTAGTAGAAGACGATCCAAATTTTGGAACAGTCTTAAAAGATTATTTAACCCTAAACGACTATGATGTAACGCATGCAAAAGATGGTTTAGAAGGACTTATAATGTTTAAAAACAATGATTTTGATTTGTGTATTTTAGATGTTATGATGCCTAGAAAAGATGGCTTTTCTTTGGCAAAAGATATTAGAGCAACCAATTCTGAGGTGCCCATTATTTTTTTGACAGCCAAAACTATGAAAGAGGATGTATTAAAAGGGTATCAAGCAGGAGCTGATGATTATTTGAATAAACCATTTGACTCCGAAGTATTGTTATATAAAATGAAAGCAATTTTACAACGTAAAGAATCAGATCAAGTTGCAGAAACAGATGTATTCGAATATGAAATTGGAAAATTTCATTTAAACTCTAAATTACGTCAACTATCATTTAATGGGCAAGAGCCTACTAAATTATCTCCAAAAGAGAATAAATTATTGAAAATGCTTGCCGCTCATAAAAATGATTTAATGCCAAGAGAACTTGCGTTAACTAAAATATGGCGTGATGACAATTATTTTACTTCACGTAGTATGGATGTATATATTGCCAAATTAAGGAAATACCTAAAACCTGATGAGAATGTAGAAATATTAAATATTCACGGAGAAGGTTTTAGATTGATAGAGAATTAG
- a CDS encoding L-threonylcarbamoyladenylate synthase, with amino-acid sequence MSELIRIFEQNPNPKEIAKVVAVLKKGGLVIYPTDTVYGLGCDITNTKALEKIARLKGVKLDKANFSFICNDLSHLSDYVRQIDTATYKILKRALPGAYTFILPGNNNLPKVFKKKKTVGIRVPDNAIARLIVSELGNPIVSTSIHDEDELLEYTTDPELIFEKWSKNVDIVIDGGYGDNYASTVIDLTDDEPVVIREGKGSLDIL; translated from the coding sequence ATGTCTGAACTTATTAGAATATTCGAACAGAATCCAAACCCAAAAGAAATTGCTAAAGTTGTAGCTGTTCTTAAAAAAGGCGGATTAGTTATTTATCCAACCGATACGGTATACGGATTGGGTTGTGATATTACTAATACGAAAGCTTTAGAAAAAATTGCTCGTTTAAAAGGAGTGAAACTAGATAAAGCCAATTTTTCATTTATTTGTAATGATTTAAGTCATTTATCTGACTATGTTCGTCAAATTGATACAGCTACTTATAAGATTTTAAAAAGGGCTTTGCCTGGGGCTTACACATTTATTCTTCCAGGTAATAATAACTTACCAAAAGTGTTTAAAAAAAAGAAGACAGTAGGTATTCGTGTACCCGATAATGCTATTGCTCGATTGATAGTTTCTGAATTAGGAAATCCAATTGTGTCAACATCTATTCATGATGAAGACGAACTACTAGAATACACCACAGATCCAGAATTGATTTTTGAAAAATGGAGTAAAAATGTGGATATTGTAATTGATGGTGGTTATGGAGATAATTATGCTTCTACCGTAATAGATTTAACTGATGATGAGCCAGTTGTAATAAGAGAAGGTAAGGGAAGTTTAGATATTTTATAA
- a CDS encoding glycosyltransferase family 2 protein: MFVNLKIAVIILNWNGQKLLDQFLPTIIRFSNPEYCDIYVADNASTDNSINFIKENFSSVKIIQNNENGGFAKGYNDALKNVDADIYALVNSDIEVTKNWLHPIISEFENDKNTAIIQPKILDFKDKGKFEYAGAGGGFIDKYGYLFCRGRIFESLEHDNQQYNDTTTIFWASGACFFIRSFVYHELDGFDEDYFAHQEEVDLCWRASNLGYTIKYVGSSSVYHIGGATLQNTNPKKTYLNYRNSLYSLVKNLPKKELFSVLFTRLFLDGISGIKFLAEIKPRHFFSIIIAHFSFYYNLPKTITKRKKILNHNEKYYYTKSIIWQYFIKRKKWFNQL, translated from the coding sequence ATGTTTGTAAACTTGAAAATAGCTGTAATCATATTGAATTGGAATGGCCAAAAATTGTTAGATCAGTTTTTGCCAACTATTATTCGCTTTAGCAACCCTGAATACTGCGATATTTATGTGGCTGACAATGCCTCAACTGATAATTCAATTAATTTTATAAAGGAGAATTTTTCTTCAGTTAAAATTATTCAAAATAATGAAAATGGTGGATTTGCAAAAGGATATAATGATGCCTTAAAAAATGTTGATGCAGATATATATGCATTGGTAAATTCAGATATTGAAGTTACCAAAAATTGGTTGCATCCAATTATTTCTGAATTTGAAAATGATAAAAACACCGCAATAATTCAACCAAAAATATTAGACTTTAAGGATAAAGGGAAATTTGAATACGCTGGTGCTGGAGGTGGTTTTATTGATAAATATGGTTATTTATTTTGTCGTGGACGTATTTTTGAATCGTTAGAGCATGATAATCAACAATACAATGATACTACAACTATTTTTTGGGCTTCTGGTGCATGCTTTTTTATAAGGTCATTTGTATACCATGAATTAGATGGATTTGATGAAGATTATTTTGCTCATCAAGAAGAAGTAGATTTATGTTGGCGCGCTTCAAATTTAGGTTATACAATAAAATATGTTGGTTCTTCTAGCGTCTACCATATTGGTGGTGCTACTTTACAAAATACTAATCCAAAAAAAACATATTTAAATTATAGAAATAGCCTTTATTCTTTAGTGAAAAATTTACCTAAAAAAGAATTATTTTCTGTACTATTTACTCGTTTGTTTCTTGATGGTATTTCTGGAATTAAATTTCTAGCAGAAATTAAACCCCGTCATTTTTTCTCAATAATTATAGCACATTTTAGTTTTTATTATAATTTACCTAAGACTATTACAAAACGTAAAAAAATATTGAATCACAACGAAAAATATTATTATACCAAAAGTATTATTTGGCAGTATTTTATAAAAAGAAAAAAATGGTTTAATCAATTATAA
- a CDS encoding cold-shock protein, producing the protein MKNGTVKFFNESKGFGFIIEEGSNNEYFVHISGLVDRISEGDTVEFELKEGKKGLNAVNVKVI; encoded by the coding sequence ATGAAAAACGGAACAGTAAAATTCTTCAACGAATCTAAAGGATTTGGATTCATAATCGAAGAAGGTTCAAACAACGAGTACTTCGTACACATTTCTGGCTTAGTTGACAGAATAAGCGAAGGTGACACAGTAGAATTTGAATTAAAAGAAGGAAAAAAAGGGTTAAATGCAGTAAACGTTAAAGTAATTTAA
- a CDS encoding type I restriction enzyme HsdR N-terminal domain-containing protein → MQQLNLPPYQFKIKSSENKQLIFDIIRKKYMVLTPEEWVRQNFVQYLISEKKYPISLIAIEKEIVLNNLKKRFDILIFDPKGEPNIIVECKSPNVKITQNTFDQIAQYNMKINAKFLILTNGLSHYFCKLDSKNERYIFLKEIENYS, encoded by the coding sequence ATGCAGCAATTGAATTTACCACCATATCAGTTCAAAATCAAAAGTAGCGAAAATAAGCAACTTATTTTTGATATAATTAGAAAAAAATACATGGTTTTAACACCCGAAGAATGGGTACGACAAAACTTTGTTCAATATCTAATTAGTGAAAAAAAATATCCTATTTCACTTATTGCTATTGAAAAGGAAATCGTATTAAACAATTTAAAAAAACGATTTGATATATTAATATTTGACCCAAAAGGTGAGCCTAATATTATTGTAGAATGTAAATCTCCAAATGTAAAAATAACACAAAATACATTCGATCAAATCGCTCAATATAACATGAAAATAAATGCTAAATTTTTAATTTTAACCAATGGTTTGAGCCACTATTTTTGCAAATTAGACTCTAAAAATGAGCGATATATATTTTTGAAAGAAATTGAAAATTACAGTTAA
- the holA gene encoding DNA polymerase III subunit delta, translating to MADVTQIVSDIKHGDIKPIYFLMGEESYYIDKISEFIEKSVLTEEEKGFNQMVLYGRDVTIDEIVANAKRYPMMAERQVIIVKEAQDLSRTIENLVSYAENPQPTTVLVICYKYKTLDKRKKLAKIVAKNGELFESKKLYENQVAEWIRRVLSGKKINIDPKGSQMLVEFLGNDLSKISNELEKLQFVVGSDKTITPKLIEENIGISKDFNNFELRKAVGEKQVVKANQIINYFAQNPKSNPLVMTISLLNSFFTQLLQYHGLKDKSKGSVAKALKVNPYFVNDYQNAGKNYPMRKVSQIIGYLRDADVKSKGVGASNLPQGDILKELLFKILH from the coding sequence ATGGCGGATGTTACGCAAATAGTTTCTGATATAAAACATGGAGATATAAAGCCTATTTACTTTTTAATGGGTGAAGAGTCATACTATATTGATAAGATTTCTGAGTTCATAGAAAAATCGGTCTTAACTGAAGAAGAAAAAGGTTTTAACCAGATGGTTTTATATGGCAGAGATGTTACAATTGATGAAATTGTTGCAAACGCTAAGAGATATCCAATGATGGCTGAAAGACAAGTTATTATTGTTAAAGAAGCCCAAGATTTATCACGAACAATTGAAAATTTAGTTTCCTATGCTGAGAATCCACAACCTACAACTGTTTTAGTAATTTGTTATAAATATAAGACTCTCGATAAGCGTAAGAAGTTGGCTAAGATTGTTGCAAAAAATGGTGAGTTGTTTGAAAGTAAAAAACTTTATGAAAATCAGGTAGCCGAATGGATTCGTCGAGTGTTATCAGGAAAAAAAATAAATATAGACCCTAAGGGTTCTCAAATGCTTGTGGAGTTTTTGGGAAATGACCTTAGTAAAATTAGCAATGAATTAGAAAAACTACAATTTGTTGTTGGTTCAGACAAAACTATTACTCCAAAATTAATTGAAGAAAATATTGGAATTAGTAAGGATTTCAACAATTTTGAATTAAGGAAAGCAGTAGGAGAGAAACAAGTTGTGAAGGCTAATCAAATTATAAATTATTTTGCTCAAAACCCAAAAAGTAACCCATTAGTAATGACAATTTCTTTGTTGAATAGTTTTTTTACACAGTTGTTGCAATATCATGGATTGAAAGATAAATCAAAGGGAAGTGTTGCCAAAGCTCTAAAGGTAAATCCTTACTTTGTGAATGATTATCAAAATGCAGGTAAAAATTACCCAATGAGAAAAGTTTCTCAAATCATTGGATATTTAAGAGATGCAGATGTTAAAAGTAAAGGTGTTGGTGCTAGTAACTTGCCACAAGGAGATATTTTAAAAGAATTACTATTTAAAATTTTACATTAA
- a CDS encoding M28 family metallopeptidase, whose amino-acid sequence MNKSILTLATFIFIISCKSNKEISNDEVTSDTDIITKFAKTITTEDAKKHILILASDEFEGRRTGEKGQKLAAEYLVNEYKSYGISGVYGEDNYFQNIPVESLNKKSSGPSENVIAFIEGSQNPEEILVISSHYDHEGIKNGQIYNGADDNASGTTGVLEIAQAFALAKKQGYAPKRSILFVNFTGEEKGLLGSKYFVANPIYPLENIVAGLNIDMIGRIGKEKIGNDNYVYVIGADKLSSELHIINENANNKYTNLELDYTYNEPSDPNRFYFRSDHYNLAKNNIPIIFYFNGIHADYHKPTDTAEKINLELLTKRTKLVFYTAWEIANREERLVIDKIEE is encoded by the coding sequence ATGAATAAATCAATTCTTACACTTGCCACATTCATATTTATAATTTCTTGTAAGTCAAATAAAGAAATATCAAATGATGAAGTTACTTCCGACACTGATATTATAACCAAGTTTGCCAAAACAATTACAACTGAAGATGCTAAAAAGCATATTTTAATTTTGGCTTCCGATGAATTTGAAGGAAGAAGGACTGGAGAAAAAGGACAAAAATTAGCTGCAGAATATTTAGTAAATGAATATAAAAGTTATGGGATTTCTGGAGTTTATGGCGAAGATAATTACTTTCAAAATATTCCTGTTGAATCATTAAACAAAAAATCGAGCGGTCCGTCAGAAAATGTAATTGCGTTTATTGAAGGAAGTCAAAATCCAGAAGAAATACTAGTAATCTCCTCACACTATGATCACGAAGGAATTAAAAACGGGCAAATTTATAATGGCGCTGATGACAATGCATCTGGAACTACTGGAGTTTTAGAAATTGCACAAGCATTTGCATTAGCAAAAAAGCAAGGCTACGCGCCTAAGCGTTCAATTTTATTTGTGAATTTTACAGGTGAAGAAAAAGGGTTATTAGGCTCAAAATATTTTGTTGCCAATCCTATTTATCCACTAGAAAATATAGTTGCAGGGCTTAATATTGATATGATTGGACGAATTGGAAAAGAAAAGATTGGGAATGATAATTATGTGTATGTAATAGGTGCAGATAAATTAAGTTCTGAACTTCATATTATTAATGAAAATGCTAATAATAAGTATACGAACCTAGAACTTGATTATACATACAATGAACCTTCTGACCCAAATAGATTTTATTTTAGATCCGACCATTACAACCTAGCTAAAAATAATATCCCAATTATTTTTTACTTTAATGGTATACATGCAGATTATCATAAACCTACAGATACTGCTGAAAAAATTAATCTTGAATTACTTACCAAACGAACTAAACTAGTTTTTTATACCGCTTGGGAAATTGCTAATAGAGAAGAAAGATTAGTAATTGATAAAATTGAAGAATAA
- a CDS encoding ABC transporter ATP-binding protein, translated as MNQEKKHIILRTRNLDIGYLAKKNKTFIAEKLNITLSKGQFACLLGKNGIGKSTLLRTLTKVQSKLSGEIFVNSMNIESLSPNELARTMSLVLTEKLPESNLTVFELIALGRQPYTNWIGNLSQNDIEKINNSLKLTHIEHLTNKKFYELSDGQLQRVLISRALAQDTDIIILDEPTAHLDVLHKMETFQLLKRLAVELGKTIIVSTHEIHLAIESANELWLMTENDFITGNPRELIQNGSIQKLFSSDIVEFDSIKEKFVLKNSVKK; from the coding sequence TTGAATCAAGAAAAAAAACATATTATACTCAGAACACGCAATTTGGATATTGGTTATTTGGCAAAAAAAAATAAAACTTTTATTGCCGAAAAATTGAATATCACTCTATCAAAAGGTCAATTTGCATGTTTACTTGGGAAAAATGGAATTGGTAAATCAACACTTCTACGAACTCTCACAAAGGTACAATCAAAACTTAGTGGTGAAATTTTTGTTAATAGTATGAACATTGAAAGTTTATCGCCTAATGAATTGGCAAGAACTATGAGTTTAGTACTTACAGAGAAATTACCCGAAAGTAATTTAACGGTGTTTGAATTGATTGCACTAGGTAGACAACCTTATACAAATTGGATTGGCAATCTATCACAAAACGATATTGAAAAAATAAATAACTCCTTAAAGTTAACTCATATAGAACATTTAACTAATAAGAAGTTTTACGAATTAAGTGATGGACAACTACAAAGGGTGTTGATTTCGAGAGCCTTAGCGCAAGATACCGATATTATTATTTTAGATGAACCTACTGCGCATTTGGATGTTCTTCATAAAATGGAAACATTTCAATTATTAAAACGACTTGCTGTTGAATTGGGTAAAACAATTATTGTCTCAACTCACGAAATACACTTGGCTATAGAATCTGCTAATGAATTATGGTTAATGACTGAAAACGATTTTATTACAGGAAACCCTAGGGAGCTTATTCAAAATGGTAGTATTCAGAAATTATTCTCTTCAGATATTGTTGAATTTGATTCAATCAAAGAGAAATTTGTTCTTAAAAATTCTGTTAAAAAATAA
- a CDS encoding FecCD family ABC transporter permease yields MNQQKTYITTFSLLLIALICIWFLNISLGSVSIPFTEIISSIFGGEISKDSWQTIIINYRLPKAITAILVGSGLAISGLLMQTLFRNPLAGPFVLGISSGASLGVALLILGSSLIGGVSTLLLSNFGMAIAASLGAFFVLSAVLIASNRVRNTMSILIIGLMFGSITSAVISVLSYFSSAEQLQQFIFWGFGSLGNLSWNELKIFSIIFMIGISLLALIIKPLNSLLLGENYAKSVGVNIKKMRSITLITTSILTGVITAFAGPIAFVGLAVPHLTKLLFNTSDHKILLPAVAISGAILMLIADIIAQLPASQYTLPINAITSLFGAPIVIWLLIRKRKIYI; encoded by the coding sequence TTGAACCAACAAAAAACATATATCACAACTTTCAGTTTACTATTAATTGCATTGATATGTATTTGGTTTTTAAATATTAGTTTAGGCTCCGTTTCAATTCCTTTTACTGAAATTATATCGAGTATATTTGGTGGTGAAATATCAAAAGACTCATGGCAAACAATCATAATTAATTATCGTTTACCTAAAGCAATAACAGCCATACTTGTTGGTTCTGGTTTAGCAATAAGCGGATTGTTAATGCAAACGCTTTTTAGAAATCCTCTTGCTGGACCATTCGTATTAGGAATAAGTTCTGGCGCCAGTTTAGGTGTTGCATTGCTCATTTTAGGCTCTTCATTAATAGGTGGGGTTTCTACCCTTTTACTTTCTAATTTTGGGATGGCAATTGCAGCAAGTTTGGGTGCGTTTTTTGTGCTTTCAGCAGTTTTAATAGCCTCCAATAGAGTTAGAAATACTATGTCTATTTTAATAATTGGATTGATGTTTGGTAGTATTACATCAGCTGTAATAAGTGTTCTTTCCTATTTTAGTAGCGCTGAACAATTACAACAATTTATATTTTGGGGGTTTGGAAGTTTAGGAAACTTAAGTTGGAACGAACTTAAAATATTCAGTATCATATTTATGATAGGTATTTCATTATTAGCCTTAATCATAAAGCCTCTTAACAGTTTATTATTAGGAGAAAATTATGCAAAAAGTGTTGGTGTAAATATTAAAAAAATGAGGAGTATCACATTAATTACTACAAGTATTTTAACTGGTGTTATAACAGCATTTGCAGGACCAATTGCCTTTGTTGGATTAGCAGTACCACATTTAACAAAGTTATTATTTAACACTTCTGATCATAAAATTTTATTACCTGCAGTTGCTATTTCTGGAGCAATTTTAATGCTTATTGCTGATATTATTGCTCAACTTCCTGCAAGTCAATATACCTTACCAATTAATGCGATCACATCATTATTTGGAGCTCCAATTGTTATATGGTTATTGATTAGGAAAAGAAAAATTTATATATAA
- a CDS encoding non-canonical purine NTP diphosphatase yields MKIVFATNNANKLEEVKAMLPSYEIVGLKDIGCFEDIPETADTLEGNAKIKADYITTHYGLDCFADDTGLEVEALNGAPGVYSARYAGEPSNAEKNIEKLLIELKNEYNRNAQFTTVIVLNLKGIQYIFKGMCEGEILTQKHGKKGFGYDPVFKPNGYITSFAQMTMDEKGAISHRGKAVKKLIAFLNSTSN; encoded by the coding sequence ATGAAAATAGTATTTGCAACAAATAACGCTAACAAACTTGAAGAAGTTAAAGCCATGCTTCCATCATATGAAATTGTAGGATTAAAAGATATTGGCTGCTTTGAAGATATTCCTGAAACCGCCGATACTTTAGAAGGAAATGCCAAAATTAAAGCCGATTATATCACCACTCATTATGGATTGGATTGCTTTGCAGATGATACTGGACTTGAAGTAGAAGCGTTAAACGGTGCTCCTGGTGTTTATTCTGCGCGTTATGCAGGAGAGCCTTCAAATGCTGAAAAAAATATTGAAAAACTATTAATTGAATTAAAAAATGAATATAATAGAAATGCACAATTTACCACTGTTATTGTACTAAACTTAAAAGGTATTCAATATATTTTTAAGGGAATGTGTGAAGGTGAAATTCTCACTCAAAAACACGGTAAAAAAGGGTTTGGATATGATCCGGTTTTTAAACCAAATGGTTATATAACTTCTTTTGCTCAAATGACTATGGATGAAAAAGGTGCTATTTCACATCGTGGGAAGGCTGTTAAAAAATTAATAGCATTTTTAAACTCTACATCAAATTGA
- a CDS encoding Lrp/AsnC family transcriptional regulator has product MLDATDKAILKLLQSNAKYTIKEIAAKLNLTSTPIFERIKRLENDGYIQSYKAVLDRKKMGLSLMVFCNVTLKSHAAIYIDKFEKDIQQFEEVVECYHVGGMFDYLIKVMVHNMDEYQHFVTKKLASIENLGQVQSAFVMTEVKSTASLPVQ; this is encoded by the coding sequence ATGTTAGACGCAACCGATAAAGCCATCCTTAAACTATTACAATCCAATGCAAAATATACTATCAAAGAAATAGCAGCAAAATTAAACCTAACCTCTACTCCTATTTTTGAACGCATAAAACGATTGGAAAATGATGGCTATATTCAATCCTACAAAGCAGTATTGGATCGCAAGAAAATGGGCTTGTCATTGATGGTTTTTTGTAATGTAACTTTAAAAAGTCACGCTGCAATTTATATTGATAAATTTGAAAAAGATATTCAACAATTTGAAGAAGTTGTAGAGTGCTATCATGTAGGTGGAATGTTTGATTATCTCATCAAAGTAATGGTTCACAATATGGATGAATATCAACATTTTGTTACTAAAAAATTAGCTTCCATAGAAAATTTAGGTCAGGTCCAGAGTGCTTTTGTTATGACCGAGGTCAAATCTACAGCAAGTCTTCCGGTTCAGTAA
- a CDS encoding cystathionine gamma-synthase family protein, whose amino-acid sequence MKNHKFSPESLMMSYGYKPELSQGAIKCPIFNTSTFVFKTAQEGKAFFEVAYGLREKAPSEEMGLIYSRINNPNLEILENRLCLWDKADDCAVFESGMSAITTVLLEFLKPGDLLVYSNPTYGGTDHFINHYLPSIGVTVLGVHPNQSKDEIVELIENSGKASNLKMIYLETPANPTNDLLDIEMYSEIAKHFSTAQNKVITAVDNTFMGPIWQHPLRFGADLVLYSATKYIGGHSDLIAGAVLGSNELMIRVKTLRTFLGNMASSNTAWLLMRSLETLKIRMDKQSQNAEEVAHFLKSHDKVESVNFLGLLVESSHQYDIYKRQCTAPGAMITFNIKGGEKQAFQLLNHLKLVKLAVSLGGTESLAQHPITMTHAGVDPESRKRMNITDKMVRLSIGVEDAKDIIWDLNQAFEKVELSNMEKLLKH is encoded by the coding sequence ATGAAAAATCATAAGTTCAGTCCAGAAAGTTTAATGATGAGTTACGGTTATAAGCCAGAATTATCTCAAGGAGCGATTAAATGTCCAATTTTTAACACTTCCACATTTGTATTTAAAACAGCTCAAGAAGGAAAGGCATTTTTTGAAGTTGCTTATGGATTGAGAGAGAAAGCACCATCTGAAGAAATGGGATTGATATACAGTAGAATTAATAATCCAAATTTAGAAATTTTAGAAAATCGCTTATGTCTTTGGGATAAAGCAGATGATTGTGCAGTTTTTGAAAGTGGTATGTCTGCAATTACAACAGTCTTATTAGAATTCTTAAAGCCTGGAGATTTATTGGTGTATTCAAATCCAACATATGGAGGGACCGATCATTTTATAAATCATTATTTACCTTCAATAGGAGTTACGGTTTTAGGTGTTCATCCAAATCAAAGTAAAGATGAGATTGTTGAATTGATTGAAAATTCTGGAAAAGCATCTAACTTAAAAATGATTTATCTAGAAACCCCAGCAAATCCTACAAATGACCTATTAGATATTGAGATGTATAGTGAAATTGCAAAACACTTTTCTACTGCTCAAAATAAAGTTATCACAGCGGTAGACAATACATTTATGGGGCCTATATGGCAACATCCATTAAGATTTGGTGCAGATTTGGTATTGTATTCCGCAACTAAGTATATAGGAGGTCATAGTGATTTAATTGCAGGAGCAGTTCTTGGTTCGAATGAATTGATGATACGCGTAAAAACATTAAGAACATTTCTGGGTAATATGGCTAGTTCAAATACAGCATGGTTGTTAATGAGAAGTCTTGAAACTTTGAAAATCCGCATGGATAAGCAGTCACAGAATGCAGAAGAGGTAGCACACTTCTTAAAATCTCATGACAAGGTTGAAAGTGTGAATTTTTTAGGTTTATTAGTTGAAAGTTCACATCAATATGATATATATAAAAGGCAATGTACTGCTCCGGGAGCGATGATAACTTTCAATATTAAAGGAGGAGAAAAACAAGCCTTTCAATTATTGAATCATTTGAAATTAGTAAAATTAGCAGTAAGTCTTGGCGGAACAGAGAGTTTGGCTCAACATCCGATTACGATGACTCATGCAGGTGTAGACCCAGAAAGTAGAAAGCGTATGAATATTACTGACAAAATGGTGCGACTTTCAATAGGAGTAGAGGATGCAAAAGATATAATTTGGGATCTGAATCAAGCATTTGAAAAGGTTGAACTATCAAATATGGAAAAATTATTGAAACATTAA
- the rlmH gene encoding 23S rRNA (pseudouridine(1915)-N(3))-methyltransferase RlmH, with translation MKIKLLAIGKTDDKNLIKLIETYQNRLKHYIKFELTVIPDIKNAKNLSENQQKDKEGELILKHLQPTDQLILLDDKGKDYTSIQFSKYLQKKMNSGLKQLVFVIGGPYGFSDEVYKKAQGKVSFSKMTFSHQMIRLFVVEQIYRAYTILKNEPYHHE, from the coding sequence ATGAAGATTAAACTACTCGCAATAGGCAAAACTGATGATAAAAACCTCATTAAACTGATTGAAACCTATCAAAACAGATTAAAACATTATATCAAGTTTGAATTGACGGTTATTCCTGATATTAAAAATGCTAAGAATTTATCTGAAAATCAACAGAAAGATAAAGAGGGAGAATTAATTTTAAAACATCTACAACCTACAGATCAATTGATATTACTTGATGATAAAGGAAAAGATTATACTTCTATTCAATTTTCAAAATATCTTCAAAAAAAAATGAATTCAGGATTAAAACAATTAGTATTTGTCATAGGTGGACCCTATGGTTTCTCTGATGAAGTATATAAAAAAGCACAAGGAAAAGTATCATTTTCCAAAATGACTTTTTCACACCAAATGATACGTTTATTTGTTGTTGAACAAATATATAGAGCCTATACCATCCTTAAAAATGAGCCGTATCATCATGAATGA